A section of the Vitis riparia cultivar Riparia Gloire de Montpellier isolate 1030 unplaced genomic scaffold, EGFV_Vit.rip_1.0 scaffold712_pilon_pilon, whole genome shotgun sequence genome encodes:
- the LOC117910320 gene encoding disease resistance protein RPV1-like: protein MTSTNTQIISYSPSSSSQSTHRFTYEVFLSFRGEDTRHGFTDHLYEALISSGIRTFRDDEELERGGVIASDLLKAIEESKIFVIIFSKNYAASRWCLDELVKISECGATEGRLILPIFYHVDPSHVRKQSGSYEKAFVDHEKEADEEKREKIQKWRSALAKVGNLAGYDLQKYPYETRLIKKIIDVILKELNSKLLLHVSKNIVGMNFHLEELKSLIKLESNEVRMIGIYGLGGIGKTTIAKAVYNNISHQFESRIFLENVRERSKDFSSLLQLLKEVLNGVVKGKNKKISSVHEGINVIRNRFHSKKVLLILDDVDNLKQLKFLAGERGWFGPGSRIIITSRDQQCLNVHEVDASYEVEALNYKESIQLFCQHAFKQNIPKSDYVDLSNHVVNYVKGLPLALEVLGSFLFNKSGSDWESALQKLKENPNIEVQNVLKISFDGLDKKEQETFLDIACFFKGWNENDVTRLVEHGRIVIRVLSDKCLITLFGNTIRMHDLVEEMGREIVRHEHPKEPGEWSRLWDPKDISLVLKKEMGSKAIEAIFLDMCTSREISFTTEAFERMERLRLLKIYWSCGFLNYMGKPCQKLLLPEDFQFPSDYLRYLHWEGYSLKSLPSNFDGENLIELNLQHSNIEHLWQGKKYLEKLKILNLSKSRQLNEIPHFSNMSNLEQLDVEGCRSLDNVDSSIGFLKKLTLLNLSRCQKIRSLPSTIQNLVSLKSLYLDGTAIKELPSSICHLISLQLLSISECKNLRSLPSNICRLKYLNNLNLINCSNLETFPEIMEDMECLKSLYLCGTCIKELPSSIEFLKQLAELLLVKCENLRSLPSSICRLKYLENLNLSDCSNLETFPEIMEDMECLKWLNLSRACIKELPSSIEFLKHLTDLRLEKCENLRSLPSSICRLKYLYYLNLSGCSNLETFPEIMEDMECLESLDLSGTCIKELPSSIEFLKQLADLQLKKCENLRSLPSSICRLKYLNNLNLSGCSNLETFPEIMEDMECLESLDLSGTCIKELPSSIEFLKHLVGLLLMKCENLRSLPSSICRLKYLKELDLSDCSNLETFPEIMEDMERLELLDLSGTCIKELPSSIEFLKELVDLLLKKCENLRSLPSSICRLKYLEKLNLSGCSNLETFPENMEDMGCLKWLTLSGTCIKELPSSIGYLNHLIYLDLSHCKNLRSLPSSIGWLKLLRKLSLNDCPNLVTGDMENLINLGLLATPSDLWCVSSPEELDLSQNNMCHIPAAITQLSNLRRLNISHCKMLEEILEVPSSLREINAHDCPIFGTLSNPSTLLWSFLLKWFKTVEPPLKWRSINLGGNGIPGWVLHQEMGSQIRIELPMNWYEDDHFLGFGFFCLHHQSKLIGLYFKFDEGEYAYDAVELFCSDCHEINGSESDEVLLVYYPKISFRDEFHSNHYMHLQASFTDFGGGEIKSCGVHLIYSQDHQQTISRW, encoded by the exons ATGACTTCCACAAACACCCAGATCATCTCttattctccttcttcttcttctcaatcAACCCATCGATTCACTTATGAAGTCTTCTTGAGTTTCAGAGGAGAAGACACCCGCCATGGTTTCACAGATCATCTTTATGAGGCTTTGATTTCCAGTGGAATTCGCACCTTTAGAGATGATGAAGAACTGGAGAGAGGAGGAGTAATTGCATCTGACCTGCTGAAAGCTATTGAAGAATCAAAgatttttgttatcattttttcgAAAAACTATGCTGCCTCTAGGTGGTGTCTAGATGAACTCGTGAAGATCAGTGAGTGTGGGGCAACCGAGGGGCGACTGATTCTACCAATTTTCTATCATGTGGATCCATCCCATGTGCGGAAGCAAAGCGGGAGTTATGAAAAGGCATTTGTTGATCACGAAAAGGAAGCAGATGAggagaaaagggagaagattCAAAAGTGGAGAAGTGCCTTGGCAAAAGTTGGCAATCTTGCTGGATATGATCTACAAAAATATCC ATATGAGACAAGACTTATCAAGAAAATTATTGATGTCATCCTCAAAGAATTGaactccaagctcttactacaTGTTAGCAAGAACATAGTtggaatgaattttcatttggaagaattgaaatcattaataaaACTTGAGTCAAATGAGGTTCGCATGATTGGGATTTATGGGCTTGGTGGAATTGGTAAGACCACAATTGCCAAAGCTGTATATAATAATATCTCACATCAATTTGAGAGTagaatttttcttgaaaatgttagAGAAAGATCCAAGGACTTCTCAAGTCTACTTCAATTATTGAAAGAAGTTCTTAATGGTGTCgtgaagggaaaaaataaaaaaataagtagtgTTCATGAAGGGATTAATGTGATAAGAAACAGGTTTCACTCTAAAAAGGTTCTTCTTATTCTTGATGATGTAGACAATTTGAAGCAATTAAAATTCTTAGCTGGAGAGCGTGGTTGGTTTGGTCCTGGAAGTAGAATCATCATAACCTCTAGAGATCAACAGTGTTTAAATGTGCATGAAGTCGATGCATCATATGAAGTTGAGGCACTAAATTACAAGGAGTCTATTCAACTTTTCTGTCAACATGCTTTTAAACAAAACATTCCTAAAAGTGACTATGTAGACCTCTCAAATCATGTAGTAAATTATGTGAAAGGCCTACCATTAGCTCTTGAAGTTTtgggttcttttctttttaataaaagtgggTCTGATTGGGAAAGTGCATTacaaaaactaaaggaaaatcCCAACATAGAAGTCCAAAATGTACTTAAGATAAGCTTTGATGGATTGGACAAGAAAGAGCAAGAAACATTCCTTGACATTGCGTGCTTCTTCAAGGGATGGAATGAAAATGATGTAACAAGACTAGTAGAGCATGGAAGGATTGTAATAAGAGTTCTTAGTGACAAGTGCCTCATAACTCTTTTTGGTAATACCATAAGGATGCATGATTTGGTAGAAGAAATGGGTAGAGAAATTGTTCGACATGAACATCCTAAAGAGCCTGGGGAATGGAGCAGATTGTGGGACCCCAAGGATATTTCCCTtgtattgaaaaaagaaatg ggaTCGAAAGCAATTGAAGCGATATTTCTAGACATGTGTACATCAAGAGAGATCTCATTTACTACTGAAGCTTTCGAAAGGATGGAGAGACTtagattattaaaaatttactgGAGTTGTGGTTTTCTTAATTATATGGGAAAACCGTGTCAAAAGCTCCTCCTTCCTGAAGACTTTCAATTTCCTTCAGATTATTTAAGATATCTTCATTGGGAAGGATACTCTTTGAAATCCTTGCCTTCAAATTTTGATGGAGAGAACCTCATTGAACTCAACTTGCAGCATAGCAATATAGAACACCTTTGGCAAGGGAAAAAG TATCTTGAAAAGTTGAAGATcttgaatttatcaaaatctCGGCAGCTGAATGAAATCCCACACTTctcaaatatgtcaaatttgGAGCAACTAGATGTTGAAGGTTGTAGAAGTTTGGATAATGTTGACTCATCTATTGGTTTCTTGAAGAAGCTTACTTTGTTGAATTTGAGCAGGTGCCAAAAGATTAGGAGCTTGCCAAGTACAATTCAAAACTTGGTCTCTCTTAAAAGTCTTTATCTAGATGGTACTGCTATTAAAGAATTACCCTCCTCAATCTGCCATCTCATCTCACTTCAGTTGCTATCTATTAGTGAATGCAaaaacttgaggagtcttccgagcaacatttgtaggttgaaataCCTTAACAACCTTAATCTCATTAATTGTTCAAACTTGGAgacttttccggaaatcatggaggatatggaaTGCTTAAAGTCGCTTTATTTATGTGGAACGTGTATAAAAgagcttccatcatcaattgagtTTCTAAAACAGCTTGCTGAGTTGCTCTTAGTGAAGTGTgaaaacttgaggagtcttccgagcagcatttgtaggttgaaataCCTTGAAAACCTTAATCTCTCTGATTGTTCAAACTTGGAgacttttccggaaatcatggaggatatggaaTGCTTAAAGTGGCTTAATTTAAGTAGAGCGTGTATAAAAgagcttccatcatcaattgagtTTCTAAAACATCTCACTGATTTGCGGTTAGAGAAGTGTgaaaacttgaggagtcttccgagcagcatttgtaggttgaaataCCTTTACTACCTTAATCTCTCTGgttgttcaaacttggagacttttccggaaatcatggaggatatggaaTGCTTAGAGTCGCTTGATTTAAGTGGAACGTGTATAAAAgagcttccatcatcaattgagtTTCTAAAACAGCTCGCTGATTTGCAGTTAAAGAAGTGTgaaaacttgaggagtcttccgagcagcatttgtaggttgaaataCCTTAACAACCTTAATCTCTCTGgttgttcaaacttggagacttttccggaaatcatggaggatatggaaTGCTTAGAGTCGCTTGATTTAAGTGGAACGTGTATAAAAgagcttccatcatcaattgagtTTCTAAAACATCTCGTTGGTTTGCTTTTAATGAAGTGTgaaaacttgaggagtcttccgagcagcatttgtaggttgaaataCCTTAAAGAACTTGATCTCTCTGATTGTTCAAACTTGGAGACTTTTCCAgaaatcatggaggatatggaaCGCTTAGAGTTGCTTGATTTAAGTGGAACGTGTATAAAAgagcttccatcatcaattgagtttttaaaagaGCTCGTTGATTTGCTGTTAAAGAAGTGTgaaaacttgaggagtcttccgagcagcatttgtaggttgaaataCCTTGAAAAACTTAATCTCTCTGgttgttcaaacttggagaCTTTTCCGGAAAACATGGAGGATATGGGATGCTTAAAGTGGCTTACTTTAAGTGGAACGTGTATAAAAGAGCTTCCGTCATCAATTGGATATTTAaatcatcttatttatttggATTTGAGCCACTGCAaaaacttgaggagtcttccAAGCAGCATTGGTTGGTTGAAATTGCTTAGAAAACTCAGTCTCAATGACTGTCCAAACCTAGTCACAGGGGACAtggaaaatttaataaatcttgGTTTATTAGCAACCCCAAGTGATTTATGGTGCGTATCCTCGCCGGAAGAATTAGATCTAAGTCAAAACAATATGTGTCACATACCTGCTGCTATTACTCAACTAAGTAATCTAAGACGCCTTAATATCAGTCATTGCAAGATGCTTGAAGAAATTCTAGAGGTTCCATCAAGTCTAAGAGAAATAAATGCACATGATTGCCCGATCTTTGGAACTCTATCAAATCCATCTACTCTTCTTTGGTCTTTTCTCCTTAAATGGTTCAAGACAGTTGAG CCTCCTTTGAAATGGAGAAGTATTAATCTAGGAGGTAATGGAATTCCGGGGTGGGTACTGCATCAGGAAATGGGAAGCCAAATAAGAATAGAGCTTCCTATGAATTGGTATGAAGATGACCACTTCCtaggatttggatttttctgtcttcatcatcaatcaaaactaattggtttatatttcaaatttgatgAAGGAGAGTATGCTTACGATGCAGTAGAACTTTTCTGTAGTGACTGCCACGAGATTAATGGTAGTGAATCAGATGAAGTGTTGCTAGTGTACTATCCTAAGATTTCTTTTAGGGACGAGTTCCACTCCAATCATTATATGCACCTTCAGGCTTCATTTACTGATTTTGGTGGGGGCGAAATCAAAAGTTGTGGGGTTCATCTTATATACTCTCAAGACCATCAACAAACCATATCTCGTTGGTAG